A window of the Bacillus andreraoultii genome harbors these coding sequences:
- a CDS encoding helix-turn-helix domain-containing protein: MAKYSEEFKIRLVTEYLEGNIGYGSLAKKYNMGSQTSIREWVNVYKAQGMDGLKHRKTKKEYSVQFKMDTIQFMLNTGASYLETAVHFNLNNPSLIIRWMKEFHEQGVEGLIPKPKGRSSMSKKHNKQKKKEEKQLTREEELERENELLRLENAYLKKLRAFRGNPNVFLEKPKQNWHSNSKKKDSD, encoded by the coding sequence ATGGCAAAATATAGTGAAGAATTCAAAATAAGACTTGTCACCGAGTATTTAGAGGGAAACATTGGGTATGGATCATTGGCAAAAAAATATAATATGGGAAGCCAGACCTCTATACGTGAATGGGTGAATGTATATAAGGCTCAAGGGATGGATGGGTTAAAACATAGGAAAACGAAAAAGGAATATTCTGTTCAATTTAAGATGGATACGATACAATTTATGTTAAACACAGGTGCTTCTTATTTAGAAACTGCTGTTCATTTTAATTTGAACAACCCTTCCTTGATTATTCGCTGGATGAAAGAATTTCATGAACAAGGAGTAGAAGGCCTAATTCCAAAACCAAAGGGGCGGTCTTCTATGTCTAAGAAACACAATAAACAAAAGAAAAAGGAAGAAAAACAATTAACACGTGAAGAAGAATTGGAACGTGAGAACGAACTACTAAGGTTAGAAAATGCATACCTAAAAAAGCTGAGAGCTTTTCGGGGAAATCCGAATGTCTTCCTCGAAAAGCCCAAGCAAAACTGGCATTCGAACTCAAAGAAGAAGGATTCCGATTAA
- a CDS encoding IS3 family transposase: protein MPKKAESFSGKSECLPRKAQAKLAFELKEEGFRLKDIFLVVGIPEATYHYHIKNLEKEDPDRELKELITDLFKKFHERYGYKRITKELNKLGHRVNHKKVYRLMRELGLKCVKFMRKSRKYNSYKGKVGKVAKNRISRRFSTPIPLQKLVTDITEFKCLGEEKLYLNPILDLYNGEIIAFGIRKRPTLDLVMEPLKETIGIIENHATYRTTIHSDQGWHYQHNQWVKTLKANKIFQSMSRKATCADNASMENFFGILKQEMYYGEKLVSYEELKRRIEEYIYWYNNERSKEKLAGLSPVEYRTQSSQSAA from the coding sequence ATACCTAAAAAAGCTGAGAGCTTTTCGGGGAAATCCGAATGTCTTCCTCGAAAAGCCCAAGCAAAACTGGCATTCGAACTCAAAGAAGAAGGATTCCGATTAAAGGATATTTTCCTTGTGGTGGGTATTCCTGAAGCAACCTATCACTATCATATCAAAAACCTTGAAAAAGAAGACCCGGACAGGGAACTTAAGGAACTTATTACTGACCTATTTAAGAAATTTCATGAACGCTATGGTTATAAACGCATCACGAAGGAATTAAATAAATTAGGACATCGTGTTAATCATAAGAAAGTGTATCGACTTATGCGAGAACTAGGATTGAAATGTGTAAAATTTATGCGGAAATCCCGTAAATACAATTCCTATAAAGGAAAGGTTGGGAAGGTTGCAAAAAACCGAATTTCCCGCCGTTTTAGCACACCTATTCCTCTTCAGAAATTAGTAACCGACATTACAGAATTCAAATGTCTTGGGGAGGAGAAGTTATATCTAAATCCAATTCTTGATCTTTATAACGGAGAAATTATAGCGTTTGGAATTAGGAAACGTCCAACATTAGATCTTGTCATGGAACCTTTAAAAGAAACAATAGGAATAATAGAAAATCATGCAACCTATCGCACTACTATTCATTCCGATCAAGGCTGGCATTACCAACACAACCAATGGGTGAAGACATTAAAAGCAAATAAAATATTCCAAAGTATGTCGCGTAAAGCAACGTGCGCAGACAACGCTTCGATGGAGAATTTCTTTGGCATTTTAAAGCAAGAAATGTATTATGGGGAAAAACTAGTAAGCTATGAAGAATTAAAAAGAAGAATAGAAGAATATATCTACTGGTATAACAATGAACGTTCAAAAGAAAAATTAGCCGGATTGAGTCCAGTCGAATACCGAACTCAATCCAGCCAATCAGCTGCATAA
- a CDS encoding IS1380-like element ISBco1 family transposase: protein MVTLTQKTLDFNHKIKLSNDGGSLSSDTGEFLFREFDEKIGFSKTLVKYLRLNDSRKYYLHSNENLLRQKVYQIIAGYAEDDAADQLTHDPVFKEIIETPTLASQPSLSRFYTRFDKDSIEQLNLANQEMLDKIHCFRQSKELFIDLDSTHSDTYGDQESSSYNTHYGTMGFHPLVAFDGATGDFLKAQLRPGNVYTSNGVVEFIRPLIKHYNEMFPETTLFLRGDSGFAVPGLYDLCEEESVLYIIRLKSNSQLQSLAKEYHPSSAPLDVSKTETYYEETIYQAKSWSKPRRVIIQSVRPAGELFFTHSFFVTNFELAFPQDIVRAYQKRGTMENYIKEAKNGFYFDHMNSHAFLVNEVKMMLTLLAYNLTNWLRTLCFPEGQKTMQIDTIRTRLIKAASKVVKSGRSLYFKLSSSFVYQNFFWDVLNRIQKLQLE from the coding sequence ATGGTTACTTTAACGCAAAAAACACTTGATTTCAATCATAAAATTAAATTGTCAAATGATGGAGGTTCTCTTTCCTCCGATACAGGTGAGTTTCTTTTTAGAGAATTCGATGAAAAAATTGGTTTTTCAAAGACTTTAGTTAAGTACTTGAGACTTAACGATTCAAGGAAATATTATCTTCATTCAAATGAAAACTTGTTACGTCAAAAAGTCTATCAAATCATTGCCGGGTATGCGGAAGATGATGCGGCTGATCAGTTGACTCATGATCCTGTGTTTAAGGAAATCATTGAAACTCCAACACTTGCTTCCCAGCCCAGTTTGTCTCGCTTTTATACACGATTTGATAAAGATTCAATTGAACAATTAAATCTGGCTAACCAAGAAATGCTTGATAAGATTCATTGTTTTCGACAATCGAAAGAGTTATTTATCGACTTGGATTCGACTCATTCGGATACATATGGGGACCAAGAATCTTCGTCATATAATACTCATTATGGCACGATGGGTTTTCATCCATTAGTCGCCTTTGATGGTGCGACTGGTGACTTTTTGAAAGCACAACTCCGTCCCGGAAATGTTTATACATCAAATGGTGTGGTGGAATTTATTCGGCCTCTCATTAAACATTATAACGAAATGTTTCCGGAAACTACCCTGTTTCTTCGTGGAGATAGTGGGTTTGCTGTTCCGGGATTATACGATCTGTGTGAAGAAGAATCTGTTTTGTATATTATTCGGTTGAAATCGAATTCACAACTACAAAGTTTAGCGAAGGAATACCATCCTTCTTCCGCACCTTTAGATGTTTCCAAGACGGAAACCTATTATGAAGAAACGATTTACCAAGCAAAATCATGGTCAAAACCAAGAAGGGTGATTATTCAATCGGTACGTCCTGCAGGTGAGCTGTTCTTTACCCATTCCTTTTTTGTTACTAACTTTGAATTAGCTTTTCCTCAAGATATCGTCCGAGCTTATCAAAAAAGAGGGACGATGGAAAACTATATCAAAGAAGCAAAAAATGGCTTTTACTTTGATCATATGAATAGCCACGCTTTTCTAGTGAACGAAGTAAAAATGATGTTAACACTTCTTGCATATAATTTGACCAATTGGTTACGAACTCTTTGTTTTCCGGAAGGTCAAAAAACTATGCAAATTGATACGATACGTACTCGGTTAATTAAAGCGGCAAGTAAAGTCGTGAAATCAGGCAGATCCCTTTACTTCAAACTATCATCGAGTTTTGTGTATCAAAATTTCTTTTGGGATGTACTGAATCGAATTCAAAAACTACAATTGGAATGA
- a CDS encoding heavy metal translocating P-type ATPase, protein MNISGLSKKNSITLISAILIALAFFGRFSLDNMVLFNWSLIIASILGVAPIAIQAYQALKVKVVSIDVLVTIAVVGAVLIKNYEESAIVTFLFLFGSYLEQRTLNKTRSAIKELTELAPESALKQMENGEFEEVDVDDVDEGDILLVKTGAKVPVDGTVLTGEGHINEASITGESLPVSKKVDSEVFAGSILENGTIQIQTDRVGEDTTFGRIIELVEEAQDSKSEAERFIDRFSKYYTPAVLVLGFIVWLFSKDIELAITILVLGCPGALVIGVPVSNVAGIGNGARNGVLLKGSEVINDFSRVDTIVFDKTGTLTVGNPEVAEKEFYGNNTEEVLGYLASVERESEHPLAKAVLQDIGETTFSTVEETKVVKGGGIVAKVNGHRIAVGNVALMEKENVELSEKAKKDVERFEKNGNSLVLTSVDGELNVLMGIRDQIRPGVKQDLQKLKKLGVKNLVVLSGDNQGTVDLVARELGLTEAHGHMLPEGKSAYIEKMQAEGQIIAFVGDGVNDSPSLALADIGIAMGSGTDVAIETSDVVLMNSDFSRLPHALGLTKSTSSNMKQNIIIAVGVVLILLASLLFSEWMNMSIGMLVHELSILVVILNGMRLLRYRLRG, encoded by the coding sequence ATGAATATTTCAGGATTAAGTAAAAAGAATTCCATTACACTGATCAGTGCAATTTTGATTGCACTTGCATTCTTCGGACGATTTTCCTTAGACAACATGGTGTTATTCAATTGGTCGCTCATCATTGCATCCATTCTTGGTGTGGCGCCGATTGCAATCCAAGCCTATCAAGCATTAAAAGTAAAAGTTGTTAGTATTGATGTATTAGTTACGATTGCTGTTGTTGGAGCAGTATTAATTAAAAACTATGAAGAGTCTGCTATTGTGACTTTCCTATTCTTATTTGGTTCTTATTTAGAACAGCGTACCTTGAACAAAACACGTTCTGCCATTAAAGAATTAACAGAGCTCGCACCAGAAAGTGCTTTAAAGCAAATGGAAAATGGCGAATTTGAAGAAGTAGATGTCGATGATGTAGACGAAGGTGACATTTTATTAGTTAAAACGGGTGCAAAAGTTCCGGTAGATGGAACAGTGTTAACTGGTGAAGGTCACATTAATGAAGCAAGTATTACTGGAGAATCTCTACCTGTAAGTAAAAAGGTTGATTCTGAAGTATTTGCTGGATCTATCTTAGAAAATGGAACGATTCAAATTCAAACTGATCGTGTTGGAGAAGATACAACATTTGGTAGAATTATCGAATTAGTTGAAGAGGCACAGGATTCCAAATCAGAAGCAGAACGTTTCATTGACCGATTCTCAAAATACTATACACCAGCTGTTTTAGTCCTTGGTTTTATTGTTTGGTTGTTCTCAAAAGATATTGAATTGGCAATCACCATCCTTGTATTAGGATGTCCTGGAGCATTAGTGATCGGTGTACCTGTATCTAACGTCGCTGGTATCGGAAACGGCGCACGTAATGGTGTACTTCTAAAAGGTAGTGAAGTTATCAATGACTTTAGCAGAGTGGATACCATCGTATTTGATAAAACAGGAACATTGACAGTAGGAAACCCTGAAGTTGCCGAAAAAGAATTTTACGGAAATAATACCGAGGAAGTTCTAGGATACTTAGCTAGTGTGGAACGTGAATCGGAACACCCATTAGCAAAAGCAGTCCTACAAGATATTGGTGAGACGACTTTCTCCACAGTAGAAGAAACCAAAGTTGTTAAAGGTGGCGGGATTGTAGCAAAAGTAAATGGCCATCGTATAGCAGTTGGTAACGTAGCTTTAATGGAAAAAGAAAATGTGGAGTTAAGCGAAAAAGCCAAAAAAGATGTCGAACGCTTTGAAAAAAACGGGAACTCTCTTGTTTTAACCTCGGTTGACGGAGAATTAAACGTTCTAATGGGTATTCGAGATCAAATCCGCCCGGGTGTGAAACAAGATCTTCAAAAACTGAAAAAACTAGGGGTCAAAAACCTTGTCGTTCTTTCTGGGGACAACCAAGGAACCGTAGATTTAGTTGCTCGAGAACTTGGGTTAACAGAAGCACATGGTCATATGCTACCGGAAGGAAAATCTGCTTATATCGAAAAAATGCAAGCAGAAGGTCAAATCATTGCCTTTGTCGGTGACGGAGTGAATGATAGTCCTTCACTAGCCTTAGCAGATATCGGAATCGCCATGGGAAGTGGAACAGATGTTGCAATTGAAACATCAGATGTTGTTTTAATGAACTCTGACTTTAGCCGTTTGCCACACGCACTAGGCCTGACAAAATCAACATCAAGCAACATGAAACAAAACATCATCATTGCAGTGGGTGTGGTATTGATCTTACTTGCTAGCTTACTCTTTAGTGAGTGGATGAACATGTCCATTGGGATGTTGGTTCACGAATTAAGTATCTTAGTAGTTATTTTAAATGGTATGAGATTGTTAAGATATCGTTTGAGAGGATAA
- a CDS encoding heavy-metal-associated domain-containing protein, producing the protein MQKAVIQLETLSCPSCMQKIENAVKGLNGVNQDSLKVLFNASKVKVDFDSETITINDIKKAIEDLGYPVVKSKVKSA; encoded by the coding sequence ATGCAAAAAGCAGTTATTCAATTAGAAACATTATCTTGTCCATCTTGTATGCAAAAGATTGAAAATGCGGTGAAAGGATTAAACGGGGTTAATCAAGATAGCTTAAAAGTATTATTCAATGCAAGTAAAGTGAAAGTAGATTTTGATTCAGAAACGATCACCATTAATGATATCAAAAAGGCAATTGAAGACTTAGGATATCCCGTCGTTAAATCAAAAGTAAAATCTGCCTAA